In the Mesorhizobium sp. WSM2240 genome, CGCCTTCGGCTGAGGCGATCAGCACGCGCCGGCGCGCCGTGCCGCGGTGCTGCATGCGTGAGACAACTTCCTGTCCGACATAGCAGCCTTTCCGGAAGCCGACGCCGCTCATCTGGTCGAGCAGCACATCGTGGGGAAATGCATCGCCCAGCTCGTAGTCCCGTCCGCTTTCAGCAATGCCGTGGGCGATGCGGAAAGCATGCCACGCCGAGACGTCCGCGGAAGCGCCGGCTGCCTGGCCATAGTTCCTGAACACTCTTGCCGAAGGCGGGAAGCGAAGGTCACGCAATCCGGTTGATTCAGTTTGTAAAGCGCTTGAATCGGAAACTGAAGCCTCTGAATCATCCCGCCACGAGACGGAGACAAGCGCCTGATCGCGCGAGGAAATATCGACCTTGGCGCGCAGCCGGTAAAGTATCAGGCGTCGAACGAAATCGGCTGCCGCATCCGCCCGGCATTCGAGCAGGAAGGCGGATTCGCCATCGCGCGACACGAGAAAGTCGAACAGGATCTTACCCTGCGGGGTCAAAAGCGCGCCCGGTTTCGCCTCACCGTTAGCCAGCGCATCGAGATCGGGGGTCACTATATTCTGCAGGAAGTGCTCCCCATCCGCTCCCGATACGGAGATGAGCGCGCGATCGTCTAGCTGGGTGGTGGGCATGGGCGGCAACGCACCTGATGTTGCAAATCGGTCGGCCATTACGTAAGCCGCACACAACGCGCGAGCAAGAGCCAGAGGC is a window encoding:
- a CDS encoding folate-binding protein YgfZ, whose product is MPTTQLDDRALISVSGADGEHFLQNIVTPDLDALANGEAKPGALLTPQGKILFDFLVSRDGESAFLLECRADAAADFVRRLILYRLRAKVDISSRDQALVSVSWRDDSEASVSDSSALQTESTGLRDLRFPPSARVFRNYGQAAGASADVSAWHAFRIAHGIAESGRDYELGDAFPHDVLLDQMSGVGFRKGCYVGQEVVSRMQHRGTARRRVLIASAEGALPAPGADIVADGRSVGALGSVAGKSGLAVVRIDKVKAAMDEGVPILAGGVALSLAIPEWAKFSFPEETAAAGDA